The genomic segment CTGGTTGGTGAGTTTCACCTTCTACCGCCGGGATCTGGGACTTCCTCCGATGGCAAGCTGGTTGGAGTGTTTCACATTTTGCTGCCGGGATCTGGGACTTCCTCCGTTGGTAAGCTGGTTAGGGTGATTCGGGTTCTGCCGCCGAGATCTGGGACTTCTTCTGCCAGTAAGCTGGTTTTCGCTTTCTGCCAACAGGATCTGGGACCTCCTTCGCCGGTAAGCTGGTTGGAGTATTTTGCATTCTGCCTCCGGGATCTGGGACTTCCTCCGCTGGTTGGAGCCATCCGCATTCTGCCGCCGAGATCTGGGACTTCCTCTGCCAGTAAGCTGGTTTGTACGTTCTGCCAACAGGATCTGGGACCTCCTTCGCCTGTAAGCTGGTTGAAGTGTTTCGGGTTCTCCCCCCGGCATCGGGGACCTCCTCCGCTGGAAAGCTGGTTGGAGCGTTTTCGCGTTCGGCCGCCGAGATCTGGAACTTCCTCTGCCAACAAGCTGGTTGAGGCATTTCGCCTTCTGCCCCTGGGATCTGGGACTTCCTCCGCTGGTAAGCTGGTTGGAGTGTTTCGCGTTCTGCCGCCGGGATCTGGGACTTCCTCTGCCAGTAAGCTGGTTTGTGCGTTCTGCCAACAGGATCTGGGACCTCCCCTGTAAGCTGGTTGACGGGTTTCGCGATCTGCCCCCAGGGTTTTGGGACTTCCTCCGCTGGAAAGCTGGTCGGAGCGTCTCGCGTACTGCCAACGGGATCTGGGACTTCCACCGCTGGTAAGCTGGTTGGAGCGTTTCATCTTCTGCCGCAGGGATCTGGGACTTTCTCCGCCGGTAAGCTGGTTAGCGCGTGTCGCGTTCTGCCGCCGGGATCTGGAACTTCCTCCGCTGGTCAGCTGGTTTGCGCGTTCCTTCTGTTTCATCATATCCCACAGCAAATAAGCTTCCATTTGGTTTTGCAGGTTTTACCCGTTTTATCGTGGACGTTCTCTGTGAAAAAGcaccccaagccccgccccagTGAGAGCCTGGTCAGGCACAGACGGGAGAGAGGAAGCTGGATCAGTCAGGATCCCCAACGATTGTCTCAGTGGAGACCCCAACCTGCCAAAACCNNNNNNNNNNNNNNNNNNNNNNNNNNNNNNNNNNNNNNNNNNNNNNNNNNNNNNNNNNNNNNNNNNNNNNNNNNNNNNNNNNNNNNNNNNNNNNNNNNNNNNNNNNNNNNNNNNNNNNNNNNNNNNNNNNNNNNNNNNNNNNNNNNNNNNNNNNNNNNNNNNNNNNNNNNNNNNNNNNNNNNNNNNNNNNNNNNNNNNNNNNNNNNNNNNNNNNNNNNNNNNNNNNNNNNNNNNNNNNNNNNNNNNNNNNNNNNNNNNNNNNNNNNNNNNNNNNNNNNNNNNNNNNNNNNNNNNNNNNNNNNNNNNNNNNNNNNNNNNNNNNNNNNNNNNNNNNNNNNNNNNNNNNNNNNNNNNNNNNNNNNNNNNNNNNNNNNNNNNNNNNNNNNNNNNNNNNNNNNNNNNNNNNNNNNNNNNNNNNNNNNNNNNNNNNNNN from the Oryzias melastigma strain HK-1 unplaced genomic scaffold, ASM292280v2 sc01052, whole genome shotgun sequence genome contains:
- the LOC112141937 gene encoding uncharacterized protein LOC112141937, with the translated sequence MAEAFATNKQQDLGPPSPVSWSECLAFCRRDLGLPPQVSWLVSFTFYRRDLGLPPMASWLECFTFCCRDLGLPPLDLGPPSPVSWLEYFAFCLRDLGLPPLVGAIRILPPRSGTSSASKLVCTFCQQDLGPPSPVSWLKCFGFSPRHRGPPPLESWLERFRVRPPRSGTSSANKLVEAFRLLPLGSGTSSAGSGTSPVSWLTGFAICPQGFGTSSAGKLVGASRVLPTGSGTSTAGFTRFIVDVLCEKAPQAPPQ